Proteins from one Gaiella occulta genomic window:
- a CDS encoding glycosyltransferase family 2 protein produces MADVAAVVVTYNALPWIEQCLASVEGTEAVVVDNGSGDGTVALVRERFPRVRLLEQPNRGLAAGWNAGLAATESRWVLILNADAWLVGDALAQLVAVGDAHPDVAVVGPKLLDRDGSLQRSVRGFPTRWRLATEYLYLRKLAPRSRLLNAFYAGGFDHESEREAEFVMGACMLVRRAAIDEVGPLDEGFFLFSEEVDWCYRFARAGWKTLFTPAASCVHVGGASHGGRLLRENVRGHLRFFAKHHGTDEAEKVRKLLRAALALRGRVVRGERGALYRDTARWLASGDVATLIER; encoded by the coding sequence ATGGCTGACGTCGCCGCCGTCGTCGTCACCTACAACGCGCTGCCGTGGATCGAGCAGTGCCTGGCGAGCGTGGAGGGAACCGAGGCCGTCGTCGTCGACAACGGCTCCGGCGACGGCACCGTCGCCCTCGTGCGCGAGCGCTTCCCCCGCGTGCGGCTGCTCGAGCAGCCCAACCGCGGCCTCGCCGCGGGATGGAACGCGGGGCTCGCCGCGACGGAGAGCAGGTGGGTGCTCATCCTCAACGCCGACGCATGGCTCGTCGGCGACGCGCTTGCGCAGCTCGTCGCGGTGGGCGACGCGCATCCCGACGTCGCGGTCGTGGGGCCGAAGCTGCTCGACCGCGACGGCTCCCTGCAGCGGTCGGTGCGCGGCTTCCCGACCCGCTGGCGCCTCGCCACCGAGTACCTCTACCTGCGCAAGCTCGCGCCGCGCAGCCGGCTGCTGAACGCGTTCTACGCCGGGGGGTTCGATCACGAGAGCGAGCGCGAGGCCGAGTTCGTGATGGGCGCCTGCATGCTCGTGCGCCGGGCCGCGATCGACGAGGTGGGGCCGCTCGACGAGGGCTTCTTCCTCTTCAGCGAGGAGGTCGACTGGTGCTACCGCTTCGCCCGGGCCGGCTGGAAGACGCTGTTCACCCCGGCCGCCAGCTGCGTGCACGTCGGCGGCGCCTCGCACGGCGGGCGGCTCCTGCGCGAGAACGTGCGCGGGCACCTGCGCTTCTTCGCCAAGCACCACGGGACGGACGAGGCGGAGAAGGTGCGCAAGCTGCTGCGGGCGGCGCTCGCGCTGCGCGGCCGGGTCGTGCGGGGCGAGCGCGGCGCGCTCTACCGCGATACCGCGCGCTGGCTCGCCTCCGGCGACGTGGCGACGCTGATCGAGCGATGA
- a CDS encoding glycosyltransferase, whose translation MKVLLVSFYFPPAGGGGVQRPLKLAQYLPGLGIETHVLAPDDPQWIHRDEGLRVPTQAWVHRARYLGPGGRRPAEELHGKQGLARITTQARLFGRRALVPDENVPWSLTAIPAAIRLVRRHGIDVVITTSPPNSIHLVGAAVKRATGARWVADLRDSAVAHVHRRSESAAVRAKEKVDLGVAKLVARSADAIVCVADFIADEVRALGPRGAVATIPNGSDFDDFDGLDYTPGERLRITHTGSFFGKRDPRPFLQALHDAGVDATARFLGDFRSADREWARRLDLGEKLELIPYAPRATSLALQRDSEALLLLIPDAGGRGQGVLSGKVFEYLAARRPILAAVPPGGAAAELILAAGAGVVAAPDDVDGLREAIVELDRRFRSGGLPDVDLSDEWIDRVSRLSRVEETAELLRALA comes from the coding sequence GTGAAGGTCCTGCTCGTCAGCTTCTACTTCCCGCCTGCCGGCGGCGGCGGCGTGCAGCGGCCGCTGAAGCTCGCGCAGTACCTTCCGGGGCTCGGCATCGAGACGCACGTGCTCGCGCCCGACGACCCGCAGTGGATCCACCGGGACGAGGGCCTGCGCGTACCGACCCAGGCATGGGTGCACCGGGCCCGCTACCTCGGGCCGGGCGGTCGCAGGCCGGCCGAGGAGCTGCACGGCAAGCAGGGCCTGGCCCGTATCACCACCCAGGCACGGCTGTTCGGACGGCGTGCGCTCGTGCCCGACGAGAACGTGCCGTGGAGCCTGACGGCGATACCGGCGGCGATCCGGCTCGTGCGGCGGCACGGGATCGACGTCGTGATCACGACCTCGCCGCCGAACTCGATCCATCTCGTCGGCGCCGCCGTCAAGCGCGCCACTGGCGCGAGGTGGGTGGCCGACCTGCGCGACTCGGCCGTCGCCCACGTGCACCGCCGCTCCGAGAGCGCGGCCGTCCGTGCGAAGGAGAAGGTCGACCTCGGCGTGGCGAAGCTCGTCGCCCGCTCGGCCGACGCGATCGTCTGCGTCGCCGACTTCATCGCCGACGAGGTGCGCGCGCTCGGGCCGCGCGGTGCCGTCGCGACGATCCCGAACGGCTCCGACTTCGACGACTTCGACGGTCTCGACTACACGCCGGGCGAGCGGCTGCGGATCACGCACACCGGCAGCTTCTTCGGCAAGCGCGACCCGCGCCCGTTCCTGCAGGCGCTGCACGACGCGGGCGTGGACGCGACGGCGCGCTTCCTCGGCGACTTCCGCAGCGCCGACCGCGAGTGGGCCCGCCGGCTCGACCTGGGCGAGAAGCTCGAGCTGATCCCCTATGCCCCGCGGGCGACCTCGCTCGCCCTGCAGCGCGACTCCGAGGCGCTCCTGCTGCTGATCCCGGATGCCGGCGGCCGCGGCCAGGGCGTGCTGTCGGGGAAGGTGTTCGAGTACCTCGCCGCCCGGCGGCCGATCCTCGCCGCCGTGCCGCCCGGCGGCGCCGCCGCCGAGCTGATCCTCGCAGCCGGCGCGGGCGTCGTCGCGGCGCCCGACGACGTCGACGGGCTGCGCGAGGCGATCGTCGAGCTCGACCGTCGCTTCCGCTCGGGCGGGCTGCCCGACGTCGATCTCTCCGACGAGTGGATCGACCGCGTCTCGCGGCTCTCCCGCGTCGAGGAGACCGCCGAGCTGCTGCGGGCGCTCGCATGA